A stretch of DNA from Lycium ferocissimum isolate CSIRO_LF1 chromosome 4, AGI_CSIRO_Lferr_CH_V1, whole genome shotgun sequence:
CTTTCCATTTCTTCTTTCCTCGCTAGTGTATAGAAATTCTAGTGGAATTTCCTTCCTATCCACTTTCTCCATCAACCGCGTCCCTTACTATAATTTTCACATTGTTTGGTTTTCTTAATTTTCTTCAATAAATAACCCTTCATTTGTCCCTTCATCACAACTGCAAACACCATCCACCATCCAAAAGCTATTCTTCAATTCTTAGATATGGAACAGCACAAAACCGAAAAACACGGTAACAAGCGAGCCCGAGATGAGTCAGTCTTCGACTCACCTGAGTCAAAACGAGTTCACACTGAGCCAAATGCAAGTGATGCTGACGTGGACTTAGACTCACCTGAGGCCAAGCAAATTAGAGAAAACATCCTGGACATCCTAGATGAACCAGAAACAGTGAGTACAGATGGTGTACCAGAAATTCAAGACCTTGACTCATTAATTAAGAGTTTCGAAGAAGAGATCATTAATCCTGGAAACAACTACGTTGACCTAACGTCATCAGATAATTCAGGCGATTCCCAATGGGACCTCGGCTACCTTCTAGAAGCTTCAGACCATGAGCTCGGCCTACCGCCCACAATTGATGAGAATATGATGGGATTTGATAACGAGTTACTGAGATATGACTCGTTCGACTTAGGGATGATTGCCGGAATCATGGATGGAGATAATTACCACGGTGAAAATGACGGTGATTTTTTTACAGTGGGCGGGTTATTCGACTGCCCCAATCAGTCTAATTTTTCCGAGTCCCTGCCGGCTTTGTAGAAATATGAGTTTCCTTTCTGTCCATAATAGCTAGTTTGTACATCTTTTGGAGGCTCAAATTATCTgggttttttcccttttcttttttcactatATACAAGCCCATTACATGGTTGTTCTTATCTGAATTATTTAGGCCAAAAGAAAACATGTCTGCAAGTGATATTATGATAAACTGAAGAAGATTAAATATAAAAGATGATAAACTACAAACCTACTCTTGCAAAGAGTTGTTAGATAGGATGTGTCCTTTTTGAGAAGTGAAGATTAGGTTGATACGAATTTAAAGCAAATGTTATTCAActtaaaataaaaggaaataatCGTAGTATTATTTCGTAAAGGGATCGTTTGGCCCGAAACTATGAGGGATTGTTGCAAACAAGTTATGTTGGATTAGTTATCctgataatatttttaattgattgtttggtttgttatattaataaaaaaacaTGCTgcataatttttaagaaattatttgtttccaaaaataccccattttatttgattgtttgagggatattatgggtatttttgtcatttttattattttattcagGATAACTAATTCAGGTACTATTATTCCACCATCTGACAAGATAATTTATCCCGATATAATTTCTAAATCTGGTATAACTTATCCCGTATTAGTGACCAAACAAGAGATAAgatgatactaaatttttatttcatgactATTTATGGTTGTCCGCATAGCAACCGACCCCTAAATttatactctctctgtccccAAAAgattgacacttttcgcttttcgagaatcatatttttaattttgattgtgTGATttaacatagaatcttttattttttcgaaataaaatttacatatttgaaaactatgcaaaaagtactataagtcaccataattaataatttaaaatatttaaaagacgtATGAAAAAATGACGGTCAATGAAAAACTCGTTTGACTGTTGAAACAAaaagtgtcaatctttttgggacggaggagtAACTAGGATAGGTAATTCTATTTTCTGTATGAGTAGATAATTCTGGAAATTTCAATATAAATgtattttgattttaataaaTGTCAACGATTAAATActggacaaatttaatttctaGTTTATACTAGGATAAGCCATAATCCTTGTAATCAAATGGTCCTTTAGAGTTTATAATCATTTTTACTAATTAGTTTTATTTGTCAAACCAGTTCATGTGAAGGATAACTTTTATTATAAGTCATTTCCAAATTTTGCAGCTGAAAAGaacgaagaagaaaaaaaagcaaCTGGTTAAAGCAAAAAAGTGGGATGAGTCTGGCAATTTGATATGCAAatatcctttatttttattttatctactctttaaatatattttatttggtaAAAAGGTTTTTAAGGACTTTGAGTGGCTTTATTTGGAGTAGATTGTCTTGGACTTGGTGAACTAGGAGAAAATTGGACTAAGATTATTATTCTTGAAGTTAAAAAACCGTGagctaaacttttttttttttttttttttttttttgagattgaAGATAGAGCACAAACAAATTATGCCCTTTTTTTCTTACTCTTTTAGTTTGTAACGGATGATATGCTTCCGAATAATCATGTAGCTATTTATCATCTCCATGCAGGTTTCTTGGATCTTTTTATTGGAGACGCTATTCATTTGAGATCATGAGTTTTTTGATCTACAGTCATTGTCTTTTAAAGCATTCGAGTTTAATTTTCTTGTTTAAATCTAAAATTCATGATTAATAAATGACAATATTTTTATACGTGCATTGCCCATCAAATTATTAATCAAGCACACTTAGGCTTGAAGTTTCAGTTCAATGGTTGTTGCTGCTAGTTCTTCAGACAAACCAGTCCAACAAGAGATGGCTCAAAAACTAAAGAAAAGTTCAATGGCTGCTGCTGGTGGTTCTTCAGACAAGCAATCCAAACAGGAGATGGCTCCAAAACTGAAGAACAGTTCAATGGTTGATGTTGCTGGTTCATCCAACCCGACCTTAGATGAGCCAATCCAACAAGAGATGACTCCAAAACTGAAGAAAAGTTCAATGGTTGGTGACAAGTTAAAGAAATGCGGAAGAATTTGAAATAAATCAAGCCTGAAACCCTAGTTCAtgagaatgttctagagagagaaaagagataCCATTGCTGTATTAAAATTGGCCAAAAGCGTTTTCTGTTCAAATACACGgagtatatataatatgtacaacaacaataaacacAAGTGGTAGGGTTCCGGTGGTGCCCCGGTCCGAATAATCAAGCGACCCGAATGACTTAAGGAGGCTTCGGCCCATCTCTATTTCTAACATCCCCCAAAATTTGGACCCAAGTCCCAGCTTGGACAATAAAGTCTTGTGCTGCACACCAGTCAGTGGTTTGGTTAATACATCTGCCAATTGGAGGGTAGTGGGAACATATTGCAAGGATATCAGACCCTCATGAAGCTTTTCCCGGACAAAATAGCAGtcgatttcaatatgttttgtACGCTCGTAGAACACGGGATTCTTGGCAATATGCAACGCAGCCTGATTATCACAAAACACTTCGAACAGAGACAAGTCGGTCAAACCAAATTCGGCAAGTAAGCGAACCAACCAAGAAATTTACGCCACTATTTTTCGGAGTGCTCATACTCGGCTTCGAGCCGAGGAGAGCAATCGTAGGTTGCTTCTTGCACTTCCATGAAACAGAGAACCACCCAACAACAAATAAAACCCGGTGATAGATCGACGAGACCGAGGACAACCCGCCTACCGAATCACAATAACCGATAAAGAAAAATGCGGAATTATTGAGGAATATACCAAGGCCGGGTGAACACGCTTTAAGTAACGAAGCACATGCAAACCGGCCTCTAAATGAGGTAGTCGAGGGGAATGCAAAAATTGGCTGAGATGTTGGACAGCAAATGAAATATCCGGCCTAGTATGTTGAAGAAAATTAAGTTTCCCCACAAGTTTTCTATATAAACTGGGATCAGAACACAACTTTCCAGAATCGAATGATAACttggcatttaattccaaaggACTGACAACTGGAGTGACATTTGAGCAGTCGAATTCGGAAGGCGAGATCGGATGTGAACTTTCGTTGGTGACAAGGAAACCTTTAGTGTTTAATGATCTCAAGGCCAAGAAAATAATGAGAGCTTCACCCAAATCCTTGATTTTGAAAGCATCGTCAAGGAACTGTTTGAGAGAAGACATTTACGAAGCATTATCACCAACTAATAAgatatcatcaacatacacacTGTATTTCTGATGGTGATGGACGAACTAGAAACTTTTACGAATAGTGAGTAATCATTTAAACTGGGATTGAAACCTCTAGAAATCAGTGCTTCAGACAATTTTGCATACCACTGTCTGGAGGCCTGTTTGAGACCATAGAGGGATTTTCTCAATTTGCACACAAGTGGGCCAGAAT
This window harbors:
- the LOC132053948 gene encoding uncharacterized protein LOC132053948, whose translation is MEQHKTEKHGNKRARDESVFDSPESKRVHTEPNASDADVDLDSPEAKQIRENILDILDEPETVSTDGVPEIQDLDSLIKSFEEEIINPGNNYVDLTSSDNSGDSQWDLGYLLEASDHELGLPPTIDENMMGFDNELLRYDSFDLGMIAGIMDGDNYHGENDGDFFTVGGLFDCPNQSNFSESLPAL